The DNA segment cagggCAGCAATGAAGTTCATAAAGAGTCTGGTGAATGTGAGTATCTACCGCTTGAGCGCAGATATCTTGGAAAAGCCTCAGGGGGCAGCCCCTCCCTGTTCTTGCTTCAAGGCTGGTTCTCCCCTGGCCTACTCCCACGCTCCTTGCTTACCCTCCAACCTTTGTGTTTTCCAGCGAACTGTGGCTGTCTGAACGGAGGAAAATGTGTAACCTACAAGTACTTCTCCAACATTCAGCGATGCAGTTGCCCAAAGAAATTCCAAGGGGAACACTGTGAGATAGGTATGGGGGTCCTGACTCTAACTGGGAGGGGACAGGGGTACCAGTGATTTGGGGACAGGGAGACATGGGTAGGATGCAAGAGCAGGCAGGAGTTAGGAGGTGGAGTGGAGGGCATCTTCACCCCCATGTGATGTACAGTGAACACACACTGCCtcatgaagctgctgctgctgctgctgttgctaagttgcttcagtcgtgtccgactctgtgcgaccccatagacagcagcccaccaggctcccccatccctgggattctccaggcaagaacactggagtgggttgccatttcctcctcaaatgcatgaaagtgaaaagtgaaagtgaagtcgctcagtcgtgtccgactcttatcgaccccatggactgcagtccaccaggctcctccgtccatgggagtttccaggcaagagtactggagtggggtgccattgccttctcagcttATGAGGCTGGGGCTGCACAAATGTAAGATGGGGGTGGAAAGAGACTCTTTCTAGGACCTTCTACCTCACTGAAATCATCTGAGGCCTGGCAAGTTCTCTAAAATGCCTGTCTGAACTTCCTTCTCTAATATTTTTCTCATCCCCACATTCTTCCACAGATACATCGAAAACCTGCTATCAGGGGAATGGTCACTCTTACCGAGGGAAGGCCAACAGAGACCTCAGTGGCCGGCCCTGCCTGGCCTGGGACTCTCCCACCGTCCTTCTGAAAATGTACCATGCCCACAGATCTGATGCCATTCAGCTGGGCCTGGGGAAACACAATTATTGCAGGTAAGTGGTAAGTGGGGGTAACAAGGACCTTCCTCATGGCCTCACAGAAACCCCTGTTACTATCCTGTTTGCCAAGTGCTGGCCATAGTATGAGAAATCAAGGCCATTGGTTGAGTCTTCTCTGAAGGGGAAGATACAGAAAAGGCAATTTGGCTTGGAATGACACCCTCCTCCCCTCTATGTTGCCAGGAACCCAGACAATCAGAGAAGGCCCTGGTGCTATGTGCAAATTGGCCTAAAGCAGTTTGTCCAGTTCTGCATGGTGCAGGACTGCTCTGTTGGTAAGTGTCAGTGGCCTGTTTATGATGGTGGGGTGGAAGGTGACAAACTCCTACGTTCCCTTATTGCATCACAggagggatgaggagggaggccTGCCTGGCCCTGAAAACTGGGTGGTCAGAGGACCAGGAGAAAAACACTTTATCCTACCTCCCTGCCCAAGacatccctttctttcttctccaggaaaaagTCCCTCCTCTCCTAGGGAGAAAGAAGAGTTCCAATGTGGCCAGAAGGCTCTGAGGCCTCGCTTTAAGATTGTTGGGGGACAGGTCACCAACGCCGAGAACCAGCCTTGGTTTGCAGCCATCTACAGGAGGCATCGAGGAGGCTCCATCACCTACTTGTGTGGTGGCAGCCTCATCAGTCCCTGCTGGGTGGTCAGCGCCACACACTGCTTCATGTATGTTCCTTCTTTCTTGGCCCTGACCCTTCTGCCCAAAGgaatcccttcctccttcccagcaAAAGATTCTCCTTATTTCTGATCCCTCAGCCTCTCTCTACATGGCCCATGGCCTTGGGGAGAGGTGATGCTCTCAGGTCattgtggtggggaggggagagtgacAGGCTCTCACAAGATCAGATTGTCTGACTGATCTCCCCACAGTGATCACCCAAAGAAGGAGAACTACATTGTCTACTTGGGTCAGTCACGGCTTAACTCCGACACACGTGGGGAGATGCAGTTTGAGGTGGAAAAGCTCATCTTGCATGAGGACTATAGTGCGGAGAGCCTTGCTCACCACAATGATATTGGTGAGTGGAAAACCCTCATCTGCTCAATGATGATAGCTGGCGGGAAGGCGATCTGGAGAGACCTGAGTGGGAAGTTGGGGTTGTAGGGGAACTTGAAGACCCCGCTTTAAAGGGAGCGGTAGGGAAGGGTTCAGAGTGAAAAACATGAGAGGCCTGGTGCTCCTCTGTAGAGTCCCTGAATTTCCAAACAGGGAGCCTCCGCTGGGTGGCAATAGCTTGGACTGGGACGCCCTTTCCGTTGCGGGATGGAGCCTCTGTCCGTCCCAGGATATAGAACTTGGAGAGGGTACTGGGGCTGGTTTCAGCCCAACTACCTCTGTCAGGGCTTTCTGCAGGAAAAAATCCATACAGCTGAATGCAGTAGCCCTGGCTGTGTAAGCCTCTGTCAGCAACTGGAACAAAACCCTTGAAGCATGGAACAGAATAGGCTTGTTTTAGGTGACAGGCTACCACCAGACCTCCCAGGATGCCCTCTGACCTTAACTGATTCAGGAACAGACAGCCTCAGGGTTTGGAGGGGAGTGATGGTAACCCCCTGACCAGGTGGTGAtctttctcctctgcctccttcctgctcCCCTAGCCTTGCTGAAGATCCGTACCAGCAGAGGCCAGTGTGCACAGCCCTCCCGGTCCATACAGACCATCTGCCTGCCCCCAGAACATGAAGATGCTCATTCTAGAACAAGGTGTGAGATCACTGGCTTCGGAAAAGAGAATCCCTGTAAGTGACATTTGGGTCTGGCTGAGAGGGTCCTGGAGAAAGTGCTGTAGCCTGGAAGTGAGCTCAGCTTGATCAAGGGAGGACTGTGGAGAAAGAGGTGGGAGCACGGTGGAAGCAGCAGATGGGTctagggatggagtggggagcaTTATTTAGGAACTGATGAGCCATAAATTTAAATGGGTGAGGGACTACAGGTGGGGTAAAGACCTAGATTTTGGGTGGGAAAAAAATAAGGGCTTTCCCTGGTAAGGACACTTTTTGGTCCCCTCCCTGACAGAGCCCCAGTGTGCAGACTGGACAGACACATCTTAACATAAATTCCTCCCTGTTTCCTCCATCCAGCTGACTATCGCTACTCAGATGAGCTGAAAATGACTTTTGTGAGTCTGGTTTCCCATGAGGTGTGTCAGCAGCCCCACTACTATGGCGCTGAAGTCACTGACAAAATGCTATGTGCGGCTGACCCACAGTGGGAAACAGATTCCTGCCAGGTGAGAGTTCCAAGCATCTTTCTCCATCACCCTGCTCTCCCAGGGCTTCTGGGCTTTTTCCTATCTACTTTGGGGAGTCTCTCTCCAGTCAAAGTCCCAAGAAGCCAGGACCAGGACCGGGGCTCCAAACATTTGTCAAGAGCCTGGCTCTGTGCTAGGCACTTCAGACTCAGAAAGGGACAGGGACTAAGACcgtaagaaagagaaaacattagAAAATCGTACAATGTAGTGCTCAGAGTGTCGTGTGAATTATCACTGATCAGCTGTTTAGAAGGAGGTGAGCACCAGCTAGATGGCCATGGCCATGGCAGGGGGCGCTTTAGCGAGAAAGAATGTGACTCTTATCCATAGGGAGGCAGAGGGAAGTCTAGAGAGCATTTCAGTTTGCAAGATATAAAAATGAGAATGACCACAGCATATCTTGGGATGGGAAGGAGAAGTATAGGGTCTGAAAATGTAGATGGAATTGTAGATAACAGGACTTTGAAAGGCAAGCAGaggatttttaaatttgatgTGGTAGGAAATGGGGAGTCACTAAGGACTTTGACTCTAGGAAactctctttcctctctttggCATGACTGGCCCCCTTCTCACTTCTCCTAGGATTCACCTTTTGTGTCTTTGGCTTAACAGGGAGACTCAGGGGGCCCTCTGGTCTGTACCATCCAAGGCCGCCTGACCCTGACTGGGATTGTGAGCTGGGGCCGTGACTGTGCCATGAAGTACAAGCCAGGAGTCTACACAAGGGTCTCAAAATTCCTGCCCTGGATCAACACTCACACCAGGGGAGAGATTAACCTTGTCCTCTGAAGGACCCCAGAGAACCAAGGAAAGCACCACCCACTCCCATGCTGACCGTCATTTTTGCAGTAGGGCCAGCtgcacagctatatgtaaggaagaaactgaggaagaTGGACTCTGCAGAGGTGGTTTTGCTTGTGGTACCCCCAGGGTGAACGACAGTAGACTTAGCCTCACTAAGTCTACTTAATGAGTAGATATAGTCTGGGTGCTGGACGCCCAGATCCTTCCTGATCAGGATGGAAGGGTGGTCCTGAACCGGGATGGTATTGTCCATTTCTGGACTAAAGCTTCCTGGAGTTAAAAATGGCATCTCCTGTGCATAGGTGGAAGGAGACCCAGCTCCCTGGCAGTGGGCCATTCATGAGGCCCACTGTTGGGAAATGAATAATTTCCCAATTAGGAAGTATAACACAACTGAGGTCTCTTGAGAGAGCTCAACCAATGAAAGAACAATGGTTTGGAGAGTAGAGACACTAATAACTTGAGGGAAGGGCTCTGACATTCCATGGATGTATCAGGAAACGTAATATATGCGTGCGTATGTTTGCACACTTGTGCGCAAGCTGTGTCAGTGTAAGAGCTGGTGTTCTGTGTCTGACTGCAAGACTAGATACTTCCCCAAATTGTCTGGATGTGACGTCATACAGAATAGCCTGTTTGGAGAAGTCGTGGGTCACTCCTGGGGCCTCTTGGGCCTCCCAAGTGATGATGTGTATAAATGTATCATTTTGGGGCAGACTGTGAGAAGCACTAAATttgcagtttcagtttcacaTAGATGTTTTCTTGGCCAGTTATCCCTTCCGACCTTCTAGCTGAGTTCATCCAATCCTCACTGAGTGAGGCAAGGACCACTCCTGTACACTGAATATTTAATGATTATATTctggtatttttatttatatctatttttgtaattttgaatAAATATGATCAATCAAATGTGATTTTTCTGAAGATTTTGGCTCTTTCCTGGTGCTTGtatgggagggagttgggagcaTAAAAAGTAGAAGATGACGATGGTGGAATGCATCCCAGGGTTTTCCATGGGGCTATATCTTGGACCTAATGGGCCTTCGGGAAGGAGAATCTAGGAGAGTTGTAGAGCAGATCCTCCATAGCACATAAGGTACAAAAAGGTGccccagggacttctctggcggtccagtggttaagactctaccttccaatgtaggaagcgtaggtttgatccctggggaacAAAGGTCCCACATCtggtggtgtggccaaaaaaaaaaaaaaaaggtgccccAAGCCAGAAGTCCACAACGTGATAAATGGTGTGCAGGCTTTGTCAACTCTCAGTTCCCCTCCCGAGCCTGATGCCTTTGGGCAGTGCACATCGTATTCAACTTTACATGGTGATCCTCTTTAGGACTGCGTGTGTGCTATGTcgcctcagctgtgtccaactctttgagaccccatggactgtagccagccaggctcctatgtccatggaattctccaggcaagaataccagagtgggttgccatgccctgctccagggtctTTAGGATTAGTCTCACCATATTCTCTTCATTCTATCCCCAATGATCCTTGGGCTGAATTCACCAAAGCGGGAGACATGCACAAGCTGCTGATCCAAAACCCAGCCCAGCTTGAGTTGGTGGCattcaggaaacagaaaacataatTTCCC comes from the Bos javanicus breed banteng chromosome 28, ARS-OSU_banteng_1.0, whole genome shotgun sequence genome and includes:
- the PLAU gene encoding urokinase-type plasminogen activator — translated: MRVLLACLLVCALVVSDSDGSNEVHKESGESNCGCLNGGKCVTYKYFSNIQRCSCPKKFQGEHCEIDTSKTCYQGNGHSYRGKANRDLSGRPCLAWDSPTVLLKMYHAHRSDAIQLGLGKHNYCRNPDNQRRPWCYVQIGLKQFVQFCMVQDCSVGKSPSSPREKEEFQCGQKALRPRFKIVGGQVTNAENQPWFAAIYRRHRGGSITYLCGGSLISPCWVVSATHCFIDHPKKENYIVYLGQSRLNSDTRGEMQFEVEKLILHEDYSAESLAHHNDIALLKIRTSRGQCAQPSRSIQTICLPPEHEDAHSRTRCEITGFGKENPSDYRYSDELKMTFVSLVSHEVCQQPHYYGAEVTDKMLCAADPQWETDSCQGDSGGPLVCTIQGRLTLTGIVSWGRDCAMKYKPGVYTRVSKFLPWINTHTRGEINLVL